A single genomic interval of Mucilaginibacter robiniae harbors:
- a CDS encoding CotH kinase family protein: MYARSFLCAGMNILVLYIMVSISGCRKYDNAVTSNKKDSTTTTSVIATSAAAITSAKLELKNNIGKITADVACTINSNDQIIAVIPDVNATKKLALTFTTKTTGAVVKVKDTLQVSGTTITDYSKAVTYNVTSPDGTTKTYQVLIKVFTGLPILDITTSGPVGSKDDYVKGSLVVNPNVEYEQAQTKITMQIKGRGNSTWVLYPKKPYRLKFDSKTAMLGMPAAKNWVLLANYNDKTLMRNRLALLLGKRLGADYTSDSRFVEVFMNGEFLGNYLLTAQVEVDANRVNITSMKTTDTAASTITGGYLLELDQKMDADYWFKTKKGLPFSIKDPSAITPAQLKYISGYIQSTEDALFASNFTDPVNGYAKYINPDSFMNWYFTEEIFETTDARDFSSIFYYKDRNGKLGMGPIWDFDTSSGNVDYADSKNPTGIWYIRDATWMLRLAQDPAFMAKVKTRWAAIKDNEIKQIFTDIDQNAAYLKLSQQQNFAKWPILSTYVYPNAVVLGNYDSEVAYLKSFLTQRISWMNANMAAW; encoded by the coding sequence ATGTACGCAAGGAGCTTTTTATGTGCCGGAATGAATATTCTGGTGTTGTATATTATGGTAAGTATATCGGGTTGCAGAAAATACGATAACGCGGTTACTTCCAATAAAAAAGATTCAACCACTACTACTTCGGTAATTGCGACTAGTGCGGCAGCTATCACATCAGCTAAGCTCGAACTTAAAAATAATATTGGTAAAATTACGGCTGATGTGGCCTGTACCATCAATAGCAACGACCAGATTATTGCCGTTATACCGGATGTGAATGCCACCAAAAAGTTAGCTCTAACCTTTACTACCAAAACTACAGGAGCCGTGGTAAAAGTGAAGGATACATTACAGGTAAGTGGCACAACCATTACCGATTACTCAAAAGCTGTTACTTACAACGTAACCTCACCCGATGGTACTACCAAAACCTACCAGGTACTAATTAAAGTTTTTACTGGCTTGCCCATCCTGGATATTACTACCAGCGGCCCTGTAGGATCCAAAGATGATTATGTAAAAGGCAGCTTGGTTGTGAACCCAAATGTAGAGTATGAGCAGGCGCAAACTAAGATTACTATGCAAATTAAAGGGCGTGGTAATTCTACCTGGGTGCTATACCCTAAAAAGCCTTACCGTTTAAAGTTCGATTCCAAAACAGCAATGTTGGGTATGCCGGCTGCCAAAAACTGGGTACTGCTGGCTAACTATAATGATAAAACTCTGATGCGAAACCGTTTGGCTTTATTGCTGGGTAAACGTTTAGGTGCCGATTATACCTCTGATAGCCGCTTTGTTGAAGTATTTATGAATGGTGAGTTTCTGGGTAATTATCTGCTGACGGCGCAAGTAGAGGTAGATGCTAACCGAGTGAATATTACCTCCATGAAAACCACCGATACTGCTGCCAGTACCATTACAGGGGGATATTTGCTGGAGCTGGACCAGAAGATGGATGCTGATTACTGGTTTAAAACTAAGAAAGGGTTACCTTTTAGCATTAAAGACCCGAGCGCCATAACACCTGCTCAATTAAAGTATATATCCGGCTATATACAAAGTACGGAAGATGCCTTATTTGCTTCAAACTTTACCGATCCGGTAAATGGTTACGCCAAGTACATCAATCCAGACTCGTTCATGAACTGGTACTTTACAGAAGAAATTTTTGAAACTACCGATGCGCGCGATTTTAGTAGTATTTTTTATTACAAAGACCGGAACGGTAAGTTAGGCATGGGACCTATCTGGGATTTTGATACTAGTTCCGGTAATGTAGATTATGCCGATTCTAAAAACCCGACGGGGATATGGTATATCAGAGATGCTACCTGGATGCTGCGTTTAGCACAGGATCCAGCTTTTATGGCTAAAGTTAAAACCCGCTGGGCTGCCATTAAGGATAATGAAATAAAACAGATTTTTACAGATATCGACCAAAATGCAGCCTATCTGAAATTATCGCAGCAACAAAACTTTGCCAAGTGGCCTATTCTGAGTACTTATGTTTATCCTAATGCCGTAGTGCTAGGCAATTACGACAGCGAAGTGGCTTATCTAAAATCTTTTCTTACCCAACGCATCAGTTGGATGAATGCTAATATGGCGGCTTGGTGA
- a CDS encoding DUF4159 domain-containing protein, translated as MKISYNVLLILCFFLLSSYYVPPTYTLARLKYNGGGDWYGDRTALPNLIKFCNQNLKTNFRAEDETVEASSAELFNYAFIFMTGHGNVIFSDLEVRNLRKYLTGGGFLHICDNYGLDQFIRPQMKRVFPELSFVELPLNYPIYHQKYDFPNGLPKVHEHDGKRPQGFGLIYKGRLVCFYDYQCDLGNGWEDYGTYAGDSQDVRLKALKMGANLVQYALTQ; from the coding sequence ATGAAAATCAGCTATAACGTACTGCTCATACTTTGTTTTTTTCTGCTTAGCAGTTATTATGTGCCACCTACTTATACTTTGGCCCGGCTCAAATATAATGGTGGTGGCGATTGGTACGGCGACCGTACAGCTTTACCTAATCTGATTAAATTTTGCAATCAAAACCTGAAAACCAATTTCAGGGCTGAAGATGAAACGGTAGAAGCCAGTAGTGCCGAACTATTTAATTATGCATTCATTTTCATGACGGGACATGGTAATGTGATTTTTTCTGACCTGGAAGTACGTAACCTGCGCAAATATTTAACCGGTGGCGGCTTTTTGCATATCTGTGATAATTACGGGTTGGATCAATTTATCCGTCCGCAAATGAAGCGTGTTTTTCCGGAACTCAGTTTTGTAGAACTTCCGCTTAATTATCCCATTTATCACCAGAAATATGATTTCCCGAATGGGTTGCCCAAAGTGCACGAGCATGATGGTAAACGTCCGCAAGGTTTCGGACTCATTTATAAAGGCCGCCTAGTTTGCTTTTACGACTACCAATGCGATTTAGGAAATGGCTGGGAAGATTACGGCACCTATGCCGGCGATAGTCAGGATGTGCGTTTAAAAGCTCTTAAAATGGGTGCAAACTTGGTGCAGTATGCATTAACACAATAG
- a CDS encoding 16S rRNA (uracil(1498)-N(3))-methyltransferase, whose protein sequence is MQIFYTPDLQPASSAYILNEEESKHCIRVLRLQVGDVIQLVDGRGGFYEARITDAHPKKTQLQIVAARQEYGKRNHYLHVAVAPTKNIERLEWFLEKATEMGIDEVTLLLCQRSERKEAKADRLDKIVTSAVKQSIKAYHPQLNPVTPFSKLVAQPFTGQKFIAHCIDDAAKHTLSSQLTLHGQCLILIGPEGDFTEKEVTEALQNGFKPITLGESRLRTETAALAACFEVNLFNRGK, encoded by the coding sequence ATGCAGATTTTTTATACGCCTGATTTACAGCCGGCTAGTTCGGCCTATATCTTGAACGAAGAAGAAAGCAAGCATTGCATACGCGTACTGCGCCTGCAAGTAGGCGATGTAATACAACTGGTAGATGGGAGAGGAGGCTTTTATGAAGCCCGCATTACTGATGCGCATCCTAAAAAAACACAGCTGCAAATTGTTGCTGCCCGTCAGGAATATGGTAAACGCAACCACTATCTGCATGTAGCTGTAGCACCTACCAAGAATATTGAGCGCTTGGAGTGGTTTTTGGAAAAAGCTACCGAAATGGGCATTGATGAAGTAACGTTGTTGCTTTGTCAGCGGTCAGAGCGGAAAGAGGCCAAGGCTGATCGTTTGGATAAAATTGTCACTTCAGCTGTAAAGCAATCCATTAAAGCTTATCATCCGCAACTTAACCCGGTAACACCGTTCAGTAAACTGGTAGCTCAACCATTTACCGGACAAAAGTTTATAGCGCATTGTATTGATGATGCCGCTAAGCATACGCTATCATCACAACTTACCCTGCACGGGCAATGCTTAATTTTAATTGGCCCAGAAGGCGATTTCACGGAAAAAGAAGTTACAGAGGCTTTGCAAAATGGATTTAAACCCATAACTTTAGGTGAAAGCCGCCTGCGTACCGAAACTGCTGCACTAGCTGCTTGCTTTGAAGTAAATTTGTTCAACAGGGGTAAGTAA